One window of Cherax quadricarinatus isolate ZL_2023a chromosome 16, ASM3850222v1, whole genome shotgun sequence genomic DNA carries:
- the LOC138852776 gene encoding uncharacterized protein, translated as MNRKNVQKKKHMMVFYANSRSARNKINELRLVACAGNFDIIALTETWYDLKSRDMTAECNIQGFKLFNVDRCNGKGGGVALYVRENINCCIKKGIKIDGAVTESVWVEFVEGQEKLILGVIYRPPGLDHDRGRLLWDEIVRASGHSNVVIVGDFNFSQIDWNSLTGNLESSDFMETVQDCFLKQSVTEPTRGNNLLDLVLSNKETLVNNLEITEELGASDHKSITFSINWECKNNDNTVKIPDFRSADYNGLREHLSNLDWGYLANDFIDDNHTYEYEGICFYDCFLNNVHSAQSIYIPQREIRSNNNDPKWVNRRLKHLLGEKRGIYRRIRRGEVNLTDQYVQLKREVKRRLERLNVTMKLELLMNQRLIQRGSFKCIGRR; from the exons atgaataggaaaaatgtgcagaagaaaaaacatatgatggtattttatgctaacagtcgaagtgcaagaaataaaattaatgaactacgtttggtagcatgtgctgggaactttgatatcattgcattaactgaaacgtggtatgatttaaagagtcgggatatgactgctgagtgtaatattcagggatttaagttattcaatgtggatagatgtaatgggaaggggggaggagttgcattgtatgttcgagaaaatattaattgttgcataaaaaaaggtataaaaatagatggagcagtaacagaatctgtttgggtagagttcgtggagggtcaagaaaaactaattctaggtgtaatataccgacctccaggcttggatcacgatagagggagacttctttgggacgaaattgttagggcttctggacacagtaacgtagtcatagtaggggactttaactttagccaaattgactggaattctttgacaggtaatctagagtccagtgacttcatggaaacagttcaggactgttttctgaaacagagtgtaactgaacctaccaggggtaataatttgctagacctagtcttgtcaaataaggaaacactcgtgaataatctggagatcactgaagagcttggcgcaagtgatcacaaatccatcacctttagcattaattgggaatgcaagaataatgataatacagtaaaaatccccgattttcgttctgccgattataatggacttagggaacatctgtctaatcttgattggggttatctagctaatgattttattgacgataatcatacttatgaatatgaagggatctgcttttatgattgttttcttaataatgtacacagtgcccagagtatatacattccccagagagaaattaggtctaataataacgatcccaaatgggttaacaggaggctaaagcatctattaggggagaaaaggggaatttataggcgcatcagaagaggagag gttaaccttactgaccaatatgttcagcttaaaagagaagtaaaaaggcgattagaaaggctaaacgtgactatgaaattagagttgctaatgaatcaaagactaatccaaaggggttctttcaagtgtataggacgaaggtga